The Macrococcoides canis genome has a window encoding:
- the guaB gene encoding IMP dehydrogenase: MWENKFQKEGLTFDDVLLVPGHSEVLPHTVDLSVSLSDRLNLKIPVLSAGMDTVTEAKMAIAMARQGGLGVIHKNMSIEQQADEVQKVKRSENGVITNPFYLTPDEQVFAAEHLMGKYRISGVPIVNSEEEMKLVGILTNRDLRFIEDYSIKISDVMTSEELVTAPVGTTLEQAEKMLQKHKIEKLPIVDETGHLKGLITIKDIEKVIEFPNAAKDEHGRLLVAAAVGIAKDTITRATKLVEAGTDALVIDTAHGHSKGVLEMVTELKKHFPDVTLIAGNVATAEGTRALIEAGADVVKVGIGPGSICTTRVVAGVGVPQITAIYDAATEAKKHGKTIIADGGIKFSGDIAKALAAGGHAVMLGSLLAGTTESPGDTEIFQGRQYKVYRGMGSLGAMEKGSKDRYFQEDKDAKKFVPEGIEGRIAYKGALQDTVYQLMGGLRSGMGYTGSKDLEALREEAMFIRMTGAGLIESHPHDVQITKESPNYSM, from the coding sequence ATGTGGGAAAACAAGTTTCAAAAAGAAGGTTTAACATTTGATGATGTATTATTAGTGCCAGGTCATTCAGAAGTATTACCACACACTGTAGATTTAAGCGTTTCTTTATCAGACCGTTTAAACTTAAAGATTCCAGTGCTATCAGCAGGTATGGATACCGTTACAGAAGCGAAGATGGCAATTGCAATGGCACGTCAAGGTGGTCTAGGTGTTATTCACAAGAATATGAGTATCGAACAACAGGCTGACGAAGTTCAAAAAGTTAAACGTTCAGAAAATGGCGTTATTACAAATCCATTCTATTTAACACCAGATGAGCAAGTATTCGCTGCAGAGCATTTAATGGGTAAATATCGTATTTCTGGTGTGCCGATTGTTAATAGCGAAGAAGAAATGAAACTTGTAGGAATCTTAACGAACCGTGATCTACGTTTTATTGAAGATTATTCAATCAAAATTTCAGACGTTATGACGAGTGAAGAACTCGTAACTGCACCAGTTGGTACGACATTAGAGCAAGCTGAAAAGATGTTACAGAAACATAAGATTGAAAAATTACCAATTGTTGATGAAACAGGACATTTAAAAGGGTTAATCACAATTAAAGATATCGAGAAAGTCATTGAATTCCCTAATGCTGCAAAAGATGAGCACGGACGTTTATTAGTAGCAGCAGCAGTAGGTATTGCAAAAGACACGATTACACGTGCAACAAAGCTTGTTGAAGCAGGAACTGACGCATTAGTTATCGATACAGCACACGGGCACTCTAAAGGTGTATTAGAAATGGTTACTGAACTTAAAAAACATTTCCCTGATGTCACATTAATCGCTGGTAATGTTGCTACAGCTGAAGGGACACGTGCATTAATTGAAGCAGGTGCGGACGTTGTTAAAGTTGGTATTGGACCAGGTTCAATTTGTACGACACGTGTTGTAGCAGGTGTCGGAGTACCTCAAATTACTGCAATTTACGATGCAGCGACAGAAGCGAAGAAACACGGAAAAACAATCATTGCAGATGGTGGTATTAAATTCTCTGGAGACATCGCGAAAGCATTAGCTGCAGGTGGACATGCAGTAATGTTAGGATCTTTACTTGCAGGTACAACTGAATCACCTGGGGATACTGAAATTTTCCAAGGCCGTCAATATAAAGTATACCGTGGTATGGGATCTTTAGGTGCAATGGAAAAAGGTTCTAAAGACCGTTACTTCCAGGAAGATAAAGATGCGAAGAAATTTGTTCCAGAAGGTATTGAAGGACGTATCGCATATAAAGGTGCATTACAAGATACTGTATACCAATTAATGGGTGGTTTAAGAAGCGGTATGGGTTATACTGGTTCAAAAGACTTAGAAGCTTTACGTGAAGAAGCAATGTTTATTCGTATGACAGGTGCTGGATTAATCGAAAGTCATCCACATGACGTTCAAATCACAAAAGAATCTCCAAACTATTCAATGTAA